The following are encoded together in the Triticum dicoccoides isolate Atlit2015 ecotype Zavitan chromosome 6B, WEW_v2.0, whole genome shotgun sequence genome:
- the LOC119323622 gene encoding uncharacterized protein LOC119323622: MAATPHPVTTLDDVEELLRSSKEKGEEVPCCQLEADAAINAAVKLKAMVDSGAVRLVNQVMLANKLQAKATVEEGFKEIIDRTLFSPREMQALDESIAVLKNRLQIPYAVAYPESMEEEAIISEVQSQRVAWAMGLMGLEVEKEVLEEQAPKELEEFHSMLADALQTPSFMGSGSTDHKFLTHSGQLELDDME, encoded by the exons ATGGCGGCCACGCCTCACCCGGTGACCACCCTCGACGACGTGGAGGAGCTGCTGCGGTCCTCTAAGGAGAAGGGGGAGGAGGTCCCCTGCTGCCAACTCGAGGCGGACGCGGCCATCAACGCCGCCGTCAAGCTCAAGGCCATGGTCGACTCCGGCGCCGTCCGCCTCGTCAACCAGGTGATGCTGGCCAACAAGCTGCAGGCCAAGGCCACCGTGGAAGAAGGGTTCAAGGAGATCATCGACCGGACGCTGTTCTCGCCCCGGGAGATGCAGGCGCTGGACGAGAGCATCGCCGTGCTCAAGAACAGGCTCCAGATCCCCTACGCGGTCGCTTACCCGGAGTCCATG GAGGAAGAAGCAATAATCTCTGAGGTGCAGTCTCAACGGGTGGCGTGGGCTATGGGTCTCATGGGGCTGGAGGTTGAGAAGGAGGTGCTGGAAGAGCAGGCACCGAAGGAACTGGAGGAGTTCCATAGCATGCTTGCTGATGCGCTGCAGACGCCTTCATTCATGGGCTCGGGGAGCACAGACCACAAGTTCCTCACCCATTCTGGGCAGCTCGAGCTAGATGACATGGAGTAA
- the LOC119324767 gene encoding uncharacterized protein LOC119324767, whose product MEKWNKSNHIALLIMKATISPDISEALPKKDTAKDFLTEMEEQFKGSDKVYAHELFAKLLQKYTIDGNVRQHILRVVNAFTKLKALECSLSEALLVIIILESLPEEFEQFKVNYNSLKEKWPLSEMTARIVQEEERIMRQKKDHVFHVGSNKRKHDGQGFPKPQKRQVKKEGTKPFNPKAFKGKEAGGSSSAPSSSTAGENACNFCKEEGHYQRDCPGFLKWMNKRGIRYDPNHKRRNKKA is encoded by the exons ATGGAAAAGTGGAATAAGTCCAACCATATTGCGCTTCTCATCATGAAAGCGACAATATCGCCGGACATTTCTGAAGCACTCCCTAAGAAAGATACTGCTAAAGATTTCCTCACTGAAATGGAGGAGCAATTTAAAGGCTCCGACAAAGTGTATGCTCATGAGCTTTTTGCTAAACTTCTTCAGAAATACACTATTGACGGAAATGTTAGGCAGCACATATTGAGGGTGGTAAATGCTTTCACCAAGCTTAAGGCTTTGGAGTGTTCTTTAAGTGAAGCCCTTCTTGTCATAATTATTCTTGAGTCTCTTCCTGAAGAGTTTGAACAATTTAAGGTCAACTATAACTCTCTAAAGGAAAAATGGCCACTCTCTGAGATGACCGCAAGGATCGTCCAGGAGGAAGAAAGGATCATGAGGCAGAAGAAAGACCATGTCTTTCATGTTGGCTCTAACAAGAGAAAGCATGACGGACAAGGTTTCCCTAAGCCTCAGAAAAGGCAAGTCAAGAAAGAAGGCACTAAGCCATTCAACCCTAAGGCATTCAAGGGTAAAGAAGCCGGTGGTTCTTCTTCTGCTCCTAGCAGCTCCACTGCTGGAGAAAATGCTTGTAACTTCTGCAAAGAAGAGGGACACTATCAAAGGGACTGCCCAGGCTTTCTAAAATGGATGAACAAAAGAG GGATTCGATACGATCCAAACCataagaggaggaacaagaaagctTAA